TTAGTTGTTTATGAGGCTATAACATATGAAACATTTCTCCTCTTCAAAAAACTTTTTgtgcactttcattcattttccaaaaGTTGCTTGTTCACTGAAACATCTAAAATGCTGAGCAGCCCTAATAATTcaatgattaaattattattaacagtgATTTCATTAGCTCAATATCCCATCCATCATGCACTTGTCTGTCTAGATCACACTTAAAATGTTTATGTCATATATGATATGAAACACTGTTGCCATGTTTTAGCGATAGACCACAATTTTGAGTAAAAGTTCTGTTATGAACAGCCTTTTTCAAATTCAAAAGGCCAAACAGATAAACAGATTTTCTCTGAAATTATCATTGTTAATGATAACAACTTAACCTAAAAATTAGTGCTGGGCCATTATCGgcattaacgtgctgcgttaacgcgagactcttatcgcgcgataaaaattattgccgttaatctattctcaaagttgggttgggagctgggtctattctacgaaagctatgatgactttcaccttgatattttagcacggatgtatacctgaaTGGTGAGCCGCAGGATGcacttctggatctttcacttactttggcagtttcactttcactcatgaacatttcattcatgcccccatgacaaactggggtattagacgtaAATAAGGAgtatttaataacgcacgccaaatggaaagaaaaaaacttcatggttgtgtgtgtatgtgtgtgtacggtCCTTTACTTACAGCCGCATGTGTGGATCTTATATGGCCTACAATAGTTCtatatgacggtaatagtttgattgggGTGTTTACTTCAacaatgccactaatatatgcatactccacggcttaattccatttctgtttagttcagttatgacttttgtcagattaaggtaatcagaaATCACTGTTTCGAACTTATAAAGGTCTACTGTTTAAAattcatgttaaaataaacagttagtaaacacaagtacatcttgttgaacataatttattttcatcatcaattatcatagtagaaaaaatgtatctatgcccactATACTAAAAATTCAGTTCAGCGTGTGAGTGGTAACAGTGTAAAGGAATCTTCCGCATCCAGTACTTTTTTTAGACTGAACTGATCCACAGACTGGCACCGTTCtgggggttggggaccactgctgtaCTACACTAGTGTATTGTTGTGTGATGTCCTAAAGAAAAATGCAGTCATTTGTTTacactatagtagttgtgttatcATAGCAGCTGTATAACTAATACCATACAAAATCtaatactttactatagtacagttcaaaaacaatagtatttaatatttaatattagttaCTCTAGCAGTTTCAGTGTGGGTTATTTGCCAATTTGCAATCAGATGCTTTCTTACCTGCTATTTTTTCACTTGTAATGTTACTCTGTTATATTTATCTTGTTGGTAGGAAAACATGCACCAGTTTATTACCAATACCTCTCTTAGAAGAGTGGTCATCTTTTTACACTAAAATGCTTTGATTATAGGAGGACTTCGCTGGTCAGGTTTCTATGGTGATTCTTGTCATTGAGAAGTATTTTTTGTGTAAGCCAATGGAACGATTCTTCCAATCACGTAATATGAAGGGGATTTATTATTGATTGATCGATTGGTtggtagattgattgattgaatcttTGGAATCTTGGTATTTTTTTCAAGAATCTTTATTTAGATTTTCGGTTCTTGTGCACGTTCTTCtgtaaattcattaattcattttcttttcggctcagtccctttattaatttagggtcaccacagtggaatgaaccgccaacttatccagcaaatggattactcagcggatgcccttccagctgcaacccatcactgggaaacacccatacactacagacaatttagcttacccaattcacctatagcagagCACCTTCTttagaaaccgaagcacccggaggaaatccacgcgaacacagggagaacatgcaaactccacacagaaatgccaactgacccagccgaggctcgaatcggcgaccttcttgttgtgaggcgatcgtgctacccactgcgccactgtgatgcctctTCTTCTACACCTTAATTAATGCATACCTGCACGTGTGTATTTTTATtctcttaaatattttttaaaaagcttgtACAGTATAGTGGCTGAGTTAAATGTGTCTCTCTATAATGCTCATATAATTAATTTACCATCTGGATAACTACATGTTTGCAAACAAATGACTGATTAATGAATCCTTTTACATGTCAGTTAATGAAGCTATTGAAGCCCTTCTTAAACTGACTTTCTTACTGCACTTTCAGTTTAATggatgtgaatttttttttaacatgaaaaatattacataagtagacttttttaagatttaatacaTCATCATAAGACAGCCTAACCTTCTACAATTCTACAATTTGTTAAGTGTATGATGAAGTGGACGAAGCACGTCTGAGTTGAAGAAATGTGAGCATTACTGGACTTTGAGCTGATCTCAGTGGCTTAAGATGCAGCTTAagaagagtgcaaagctaaaaaCTAATCCTTGTTGGAAGAAATGGATATCATGTTGACAGGTAGGGTCAAATCCCAGGGTACAATCTGTGGCGGTTATGAACTCTGATCTGAGCCAAATAATCTTATTGGTGACACCCCTTTTCCAGTTTTGGCTTCCTTAGAAGAGTATATAAGCATACCTGACGCTGTCCACTTTGGGGTTGGCCATCTCTTAGTGGAGTTGAACTGCTCGTTCATATTTCCACATAGACAAGTTTTAATTTAGATTTCAGTAAAAATGAACGGGACAGAAGGGAGCAACTTCTACATTCCCATGTCAAACAGGACTGGGCTTGTGCGAAGTCCTTATGATTACACCCAGTACTATTTGGCAGAACCATGGAAATTCAAGGCTCTTGCTTTCTACATGTTTCTACTGATCATTTTTGGATTTCCCATCAATGTCCTGACTTTGGTGGTTACAGCCCAGCACAAGAAACTGCGACAGCCGCTCAACTACATCCTGGTCAACTTAGCTTTTGCAGGCACAATTATGGTCATCTTTGGATTTACGGTTTCTTTCTACTGCTCACTTGTGGGCTACATGGCTCTTGGTCCATTAGGCTGTGTAATGGAGGGATTTTTCGCAACACTCGGAGGTAAGGAGTAACTAGCAGTGCATAGATTTGAATGCAGTACATTAGGGGACTAACATCTAATTCCTGTCTTCAGGTCAGGTTGCTCTTTGGTCTCTGGTGGTTCTTGCCATTGAGAGGTACATCGTGGTTTGCAAGCCAATGGGAAGCTTCAAATTCTCCGCAAACCATGCGATGGCTGGCATTGCTTTCACATGGTTCATGGCCTGTAGCTGTGCAGTCCCCCCACTTTTGGGCTGGTCCAGGTAATTAAGCAGATTTAGGTAGATTTAGTTCATATCAGTTCTCATCTCATATATCTGTAATCTTCCAGGTATCTTCCGGAAGGGATGCAAACCTCTTGTGGACCAGATTACTACACATTGAATCCTGAATTTAATAATGAGTCTTACGTCATGTACATGTTCAGCTGCCACTTTTGCATACCCGTCACCACAATTTTCTTTACCTATGGGAGTCTGGTCTGCACAGTCAAGGCTGTATGTATACATTTGAAATGAATCAGTGATGGTCAAATAGAGCCCTTGGCCACATTGCATCCCTAATTCTGTATGTATCCATTTTTTTAGGCTGCAGCTCAACAGCAGGAATCTGAGTCCACCCAGAAGGCTGAGAGGGAAGTGACACGCATGGTGATCCTGATGGTTTTGGGCTTCTTGTTTGCTTGGGTTCCCTATGCCAGCTTTGCTGCCTGGATCTTTTTTAACAGGGGAGCTGCTTTCTCCGCACAAGCCATGGCTGTTCCAGCCTTTTTCTCTAAGACTTCAGCTGTTTTTAATCCCATCATCTATGTGCTCCTAAACAAACAGGTAAGCCATGTTCACATTTAAACACGTATCTTAGTGATTCAATTTAATAATCGAATACTATAGATATTGCTAAAATGCTGCCACTACTACTTTTGCACGTTAAACAAGTGGAGTTGATTGTATACATGTTATGTTATCTTCTTCCCCAGTTCCGTAGCTGCATGCTCAACACCCTTTTCTGTGGCAAGAGTCCTCTTGGTGACGATGAGTCCTCCTCAGTGTCAACAAGCAAAACAGAGGTGTCCTCTGTGTCTCCTGCATAGATCTGCCTATTCAGTGCTCTGTCATTCAAATAGGACAAATTCACGGACATGCAGTACATCTCTGGCCATTTGTAACTGCTGTTTCTTTCAAGACCATACATGTACACTTAAAGGCATTTTATCAGGAATTCAAGAATGGCTGATTCTGAGGTTAAaggaaaatatatgtttattggATTTATGGAATCGTTTTCTCCACTGTTAGGTGGAAGCAATGGAAATGTATTCAATAAAATATACTTGAATTCGTCTGGATCTATGCAAAATATCTACTCCCGCACCAATAATTTCACTTGTATGTTTTGATGGAGgtctttattttattctatttttttggtCATTGTATTGTCTGCAAAAGCTGTCTGACTTCAGTTCAgattctgtaaatattttataaaaagtttaggtagtatatttaaataaaagcatgcattccaaatttgtgttgttttattttggttttcacattttttaaacatattgaaGTTAgttaaagaaatattattttcatttttaatgaagtCATGGtaacacattataaaacattagtGAGTGTAAGAAATTGCATTAGCTAGTATTAGCTAACAATGAGCAAGACACACTACAcatctagtgttttttttttttgttaatgaatgcacaaatagtgcatgtttttaggTAAGTTAAATAATACTTACAGATACAAtagatattttctatttattttaatagtgatTACTTGAGTGAACATTTGCTAAGAATGAGTATTACTTTCTCTGGCTCCATGCGGGCATGTTCAATAGTGAAATGGCAAAAAAGAGGttattttcattgcatttaaagtTAAACAACTAAGCATAATCATAGCATAAgataaatgctaattttagaagaaaaattcTGTTTTCTACAGGATTTTTTAATCTTAGTTAAAATTATTTTCCACATTTAGTAATATTTTCGTTCCACATAGAGTATTATATtctttaatattactattttatgGCTGTGCATGAATGTTATGAATTCCTTTTTCTCCTTAtgcatattcaccttattctccgcgaacgagtgggcgcagccatttgaatcattttggcacgagacttccggtctcattcacttccattaatttttagttaaaaatagctcgttttgctgcttgatgttgcaaactgatattttcttattatattattctattttgtctgtattgtcatgcaaatacttgttttTAGAGTAAGTAGTtcaaccgttttctgccgtttattattcatagtcatttctcccattggcagctgaatcggaagttctaaaacaatcgcaaaaacgagcacacttccgcattgaagaataaataCATTACACACAAAAAGTTGTTTAATTGCTTCATATTATAAATTTGTTAATTCTATTTCCATTTCAGACACATGATTTGCGTACTTGACaaagtttatatttacattttaatcaaatgtattgcaatatataaacattttcttttccccTCCTTTAGTAACAAAATCAAGTTTGTCATTTCAAAACTAGAGACCCTTGTCTTCTTCACACCACTGCAGTACCCAGAATCACATCCCTGACCTCAATCGTTTGTTACTACATTTTGCGTAGTCTGCTTTTTGGTTCTTCTAGTTTGTTTTCAGCTGTGGTGTTCAAACATGAAATGTTTAAGTGAACAGGGGAATGTGAAGATGGGAGGACTGTATGCAACCCATTCCACTGGATAATCTCTCAGCCTCCGACTTAGAACAAAGATTACAAGGTCGAAGATTTGAAACTTAATCCCCTACAGAGGGGATGGATATCATATGAAAGTTGGTAACGAGCCAAGTAGACTCAATCCAGTAGGTTATGAAGCTTGATGTCCGCCAAATCTGCTTAATGGTGACACCCCTTTTGACAGGGGACTCTGCTGAAGATATAAAAGCGGGCAGCTGGCAGTTTTGTGGAGTACAGTTTTGCTGGTGTCTTCTTGGCATACGTGCAACACCTCCAGCAGGATGAACGGCACCGAAGGAAACAACTTTTACATTCCTATGTCCAACAGGACTGGGCTAGTGAGGAGTCCTTACGAATACACACAGTATTACCTGGCAGAACCGTGGCAGTTTAAGGCACTGgctttttacatgttttttctgATTTGCTTCGGGCTGCCGATCAATGTGCTCACGCTGGTGGTCACAGCTCAGCACAAAAAGCTGAGGCagcctttaaattacattttggtAAACTTGGCTTTTGCTGGAACAATTATGGCCTTTTTTGGATTCACGGTTACGTTCTATTGCTCCATTAATGGGTATATGGCTCTAGGTCCTACAGGTTGTGCCATTGAGGGCTTCTTTGCTACACTTGGAGGTAAGAGTATTTCAGCAggaattcatttgttttaatgtttcagattCCATATTGTGATCATTTTGTTTGTCCACAGGTCAGGTTGCTCTTTGGTCTCTGGTGGTTCTTGCCATTGAGAGGTACATCGTGGTTTGCAAGCCAATGGGAAGCTTCAAATTCTCCTCAAACCATGCGATGGCTGGCATTGGCTTCACATGGTTCATGGCCAGTAGCTGTGCAGTCCCCCCACTTTTTGGCTGGTCCAGGTAAGTCATGCATGCTAATTAGAGACTTTTAATCAGCGCAAAAGGGATTAAGGCTCAAATAATCACAAAGTTTAATCAATGGTTGCGCTTCAGGATGGGAATCAATTGTCACTTTAAACTAGTTGCTTACTAGGTTGCATATTGGCTGTTTATATTGCATGACCATCCCATAAGAACATTAATTAACTGTTTACTCactcatttgagttttttttttctttagaagaCTTTTTGGAagccattgatatccatagtaggacaaaataACTGGAATTCAATGCATTTTGGTCTCAAACATACTGAAGAATCTCAGTTTTGTAGTAAGTGTAGAggcagtaaatgatgacagtttttatAAACTTAACCACCTTGATAATGACTAAAAAACTGAATATGAGTATCACATGTTAACAAgcagtggtaacactttatttgattAGTGACTAATGCAAGTATTTATTCAACTAGCCCTATCTTCTAACGTTACAGTCTACCTATACTACTGATAATGCAAGAGAGAAGGGTCTGAAAAGAtgtgacaattttattttattgttttgacaCAGATACATCCCAGAGGGAATGCAGACTTCCTGCGGACCTGATTATTACACCCTGAACCCAGAATTCAACAATGAATCATATGTTTTGTACATGTTCAGCTGTCATTTCTGCGTTCCTGTTACAACCATCTTCTTCACATATGGAAGCCTCGTTTGCACAGTCAAAGCTGTAAGCGAATATAATACTACAATGACGTTTAACATAgaaatgttttaaagcatttcaagcattgtttttcattcttttctttcAGGCTGCAGCTCAACAGCAGGAATCTGAGTCCACTCAGAAGGCTGAGAGGGAAGTGACACGCATGGTCATCCTGATGGTTTTGGGCTTCTTGGTGGCTTGGGTTCCTTATGCCAGCTTTGCTGCCTGGATCTTTTTTAACAGGGGAGCTGCTTTCTCCGCACAAGCCATGGCTATCCCAGCTTTTTTCTCAAAAGCCTCTGCCTTGTTTAACCCCATCATCTATGTGCTCCTAAACAAACAGGTGAGCCACCTTTTAATACAAAATCTTTAGAATAAACACTTTAAAGAAACCTGAATTCAGGTAAAAAATTGCTAAACACAATTCAGCTGCTGGGttaatgcaaacaaaaaaaaaaaaaaacagaatttaatcaataaaaacttctcaattttactgtaaactactgcatttcattcatttacagtGTTAATACACCATTGTTTTGAAGTACTACCATTGACATTTAATGTCTCAATTTAAAAATGCGAAAAATTTGTCATGGATTCTGGTAAAGTCAATTTTACGGTTATTCACCGAATTTATATTAAAGCAACTTAGCGTTAACCAAGTAAGAGATGTTAACTTTtgcatttttacatgtatttaatcattaaaatcatggtcatttttaaaaagtgtatatttTATTGCAAAATTTAACCTAGCAGTTAGATTTCTCCATATTTTCTCCAATTTGGTTTGATTTAACCCATCATTACTCTTCATTTTACATGATTTCATTATAATTTTTGAATTAGAACACCACAATGAATGAGTACAAACCATTCATTTATTCTGAGATCAGTTTGTTAAATTGCACATGCACTGTAATTAAATAGCATTTCAATTCCTAGAACATTTGTGCATTGCACATTAAGGTAATGAAATGCAATTCATTTCAATGTTCTCTTCCCCAGTTCCGTAGCTGCATGCTCAACACCCTTTTCTGTGGCAAGAGTCCTCTTGGTGATGATGAGTCCTCCTCAGTGTCAACAAGCAAAACAGAGGTGTCCTCTGTGTCTCCAGCATAGAACTAATTGCCAACTATGCTTTCTCAATTATTCCTTTAATGCTTTGAAGTCCACTGTCTTCAAGAAGCATAAATATCCACTGCTCAATCTCTGTAAATGTTGAAAAATCACAAATAGGGCCCTATACTCCCCTCTCTCACCACTATCTCTCTGCCTTGGATCCATTAAGTTCAAAGAAGACATTAGCTGACTTTCCAGACACATTCTCTTCGATAAATAGAGCGTGGGTAGATTAGTTGTGATCAGCACTAGTTTATCTCACGTCTCTCCACCGATGCTTCATCTTAAGGTATAGCTCTCCACTAAATCTGAGCATAAGCCTCTTTTCTTGTCATCATCACATCAGTAGGTCGTTACCAGAACTGCTTTAACTCACCCAAGGGTTCAGCGAGATGCGTCATCAATACACTGAGATACCTTTTCACCTTGGGGACATTTTGGATTGTCActcctttatttttgttttcagctGCTTTGTCAGCTTTTctgtatatattttctatatGGTATATTTGTTGAAAAGTAgaataataaatacatgcatcAAATGTCTTTTTTCTTTGGTGATTTGTGTGTGGATTATTGATGACTGGTGGTAACCTAGTTAggatttacatatacatattagaTTCAAATTAATGTGGTGTTTATGTGGTGTGTATTCTTTGGTGCATTGAAATAGTTCATATGCTAAATGAAGCATTCAGTACTAAATAATGATGTGCATGCATAATAAAGACAACTAGCaaagaaataatacaataattaaaataaataaataaacacaatagaaATCAGACCTTTAAGCATGACGTTTAATTCAAATGAATGTGGTGCTttcaattaatatattattttatatactgtaaaagcTGAATGCAATATGCTACATGATACGTAAGGTAATGAATTATGAgctttattaatattaaactcGCATGCATtcagaaataaaacataataattaaataataaacctaCTCGAATCAAATCTTTAGACATTTAATTCATATGAAACAGGTGATTGCAATTGGTATATTGCTTTATTGCAACTGCTAAACTTGTTTAAATGGGATGAAAATGCTATATTATATAGCTGCAGCAATAAACtactgttttttaattattacattactattatcacataattatttaattattacactataaaacatttatttattttaattattagaaattaagCACAAAAGctacattttcttttttgaatcagaattttgtacatttatttggaGTAAATGTGATTCCTGATATAAATCTATAGTTTAATAAAGTGTTTTACACAAGTTATTTAAATAAACGAATGAAAGAAACAGAGATAAAAtaaccattaaataaaataaaacaatacaaaatctaCAATTTCTTGAATCGAAATTCTACACTTGATCTGAAAGTGGTGCATGCACTTGATTTGTTGTATACATAatgttaaagtcacttaaataaaaCTCACATGCTAAATCATGGCTACAGTAATGAATTAGGAGTCGTGATAACCTACCTTGAACATATGGGCattcaaagaaaaataaattgcattgtataaatagtcaaataaaaataacttttacatttaaaaagtaaatgaattcTTAATGATAAATCCAAACAGTAATTAAATTGAATGGTGCTTGCAATTCATATTACGTCTAATGTACTGTTAAAGAATGACAAACATGTGCTAAATAATGGCTATCATGATCAATACTAAGTTTTGATAACCTACCGTAGTCATCTACATCCAGAATTAAAATAGCAGTTGAATGAATTAAACGAACATTTGTTTGTAAACCCTTGTCATCTTATTTAATCAATTCATTAAACAATTACTTACCGCTTTAATAGTGTTTATTCAACTTTAACTGAAAATACTGTGCATTTGATGAGTATTTTTCTTAGATTTCAGCATTTTCAGAAAAACGACTTCTGAAAAAAGAAATCACCCAAAGCACTATTGCTGTTACATTTCGCACACTGAAGAAAACAACCTATTGAGTACATCCTGTTGGAGCTACTACTTGTAATTAAGCTAATTAATCTTCTAATTAATCTTCCATCAACCTCATTATCACAAATCTTGTGGCACAAAACAGAACAAGGTTCTGCACAAGTGTGAAACCTACAAAACTCCACGACAAACTACCATAAAATGATGGGAGAACAATTTGCAAGTCCTAATCTGACACGAAATCCCCTTGAAGCGTGTTCTTGTCACTAGTAAGCCAACAAACAGCAGAA
Above is a window of Danio aesculapii chromosome 6, fDanAes4.1, whole genome shotgun sequence DNA encoding:
- the opn1mw1 gene encoding green-sensitive opsin-1 is translated as MNGTEGSNFYIPMSNRTGLVRSPYDYTQYYLAEPWKFKALAFYMFLLIIFGFPINVLTLVVTAQHKKLRQPLNYILVNLAFAGTIMVIFGFTVSFYCSLVGYMALGPLGCVMEGFFATLGGQVALWSLVVLAIERYIVVCKPMGSFKFSANHAMAGIAFTWFMACSCAVPPLLGWSRYLPEGMQTSCGPDYYTLNPEFNNESYVMYMFSCHFCIPVTTIFFTYGSLVCTVKAAAAQQQESESTQKAEREVTRMVILMVLGFLFAWVPYASFAAWIFFNRGAAFSAQAMAVPAFFSKTSAVFNPIIYVLLNKQFRSCMLNTLFCGKSPLGDDESSSVSTSKTEVSSVSPA
- the opn1mw2 gene encoding green-sensitive opsin-2, coding for MNGTEGNNFYIPMSNRTGLVRSPYEYTQYYLAEPWQFKALAFYMFFLICFGLPINVLTLVVTAQHKKLRQPLNYILVNLAFAGTIMAFFGFTVTFYCSINGYMALGPTGCAIEGFFATLGGQVALWSLVVLAIERYIVVCKPMGSFKFSSNHAMAGIGFTWFMASSCAVPPLFGWSRYIPEGMQTSCGPDYYTLNPEFNNESYVLYMFSCHFCVPVTTIFFTYGSLVCTVKAAAAQQQESESTQKAEREVTRMVILMVLGFLVAWVPYASFAAWIFFNRGAAFSAQAMAIPAFFSKASALFNPIIYVLLNKQFRSCMLNTLFCGKSPLGDDESSSVSTSKTEVSSVSPA